DNA from Rosa rugosa chromosome 6, drRosRugo1.1, whole genome shotgun sequence:
AAGGGTATTGAAGCTGttcaaaaattaaaagagtTTGGTCTCTCAAACCTTGTGGCTTTTCATCCACTTGATGTTACAGACCCTACTAGCATTACCTCCTTTGCAGACTATGTCAAATGCTGATTTGGGAAACTGGATATCTTGGTATGTTAAGAATAATTCTCAATCTGTTGACATTTCTTTTTATAAAATATATGTTTATCTATCAGCTTGTCATAAAATACATAACACGAACTTATGCTGACATTTCAGTAGAACTACTTAATGCGTGAATTTCCACTCGAGCAGTACTATTATGATCTAGAGACACTAGTAATCCCTAATTATCCTCTTTTACTTGTAATTTCTAGCTGAATCTAGACTTAGTTCAACAAATAGGAAAGACAATCTCAAAGTAACTTTCTTGATTGCATTTACTATTCTAACCTTTGATTGAAATGTAAGAAAGATAAGGACCTTTGGAACTTCTACAAGTAAACAATGCAGGGGTTGGTGGAACCATTAAAGTCGACCGTGAAGCTTTCATAGCTGCTCAGCAGGTATGGTTAAGgtaaattgattatcaaacaAAATTAGGGATGCAACATTTGTCCAACCTGAGAACATGTAAATTAAAGtttctcctccttgatgtaggGAGGTGCAGAAGTAAACTGGAGTGCAATAATAACTCAAATATATGAGCTGAAGAATGTCTAAAAACAAACTATACTGTGGTGCCAAGCAAGTAACTGAAGCACTGCTTCCCCTCCTCGATCTATCCGAGTCACCAAGAGTTGTCAACACTAGCTCCACCAAGGGGGCATTAAAGGTATTTCTCCTTGTAAACTGTACATTTGTTCTCTTGGAGGAGGAAGTCCTACACACAACGAGTGTATACAACGCCTTTTTAGATATCTAATATCTGTAGATATCTTTCTACAAATTTTGTGTTTTCAAAtcatcttttttcttattttcatgCATTTTGTTTCAGCTTATACCAAATGAGCGCAAGCTAGCAGCTGTATACATTTTGTGTTGATGAATGCACATGGTGCAAAACATTATATAATGTTATGTTAAACAGCGACCGACAAGTGTGGTctgtggcccaccattgtaccaaTACTGTCTCAACTTAACCACCTattaggtgttgagttttaattacaaaaagcttcggtacaattgggtatgatccacccacttataagttatattttatttgtcactttttcaATGTGAGATTTTTCCTCTCCAACAGTACTTCACATCATCTTGAGAATTCTACCAACTATTTCTGTAGTTAGTGCCAAAATCACCTTAATTAATAAAGTGCAGAAATTTCAAAAAGCCTGTTAGCTTGATGCTTCATGGTTACAACTAGTAGTGGGACACCATCTAGTAAATCAATCATATTGTTCTATTTCCGCTTAACTGATTGGACAAGTTCAAGTCTGCCTTCAAAAATGGTCATgactgtgttttttttttttttttttgaaaagcaatGGTCAAGACTGTGTTAACTACTTTAGATAAAAACAGATGGGGTACTTTGGCAGTTGAAAAATTTTGAGAGTTTGGCCTTACTgaccttgtggttttccatcaGCTGGATGTGAGAAACCCTGCAAGGATTGCTACTCTTTGAGGAATTtgttgataaagtaatctgggacGGTCCAGTTTGATGGTGAGGAAGTTTGATgttgttgtggtggtggtgttggtggGGGTAGCCATGGGAAGGAGAGGGAACAGAtagtagaaaaaaaaatgagcaaGAAGAGTTTTAGACAAAGGCtcttgataccatgataaagtaatctggggttcacatccaaaaccaattggcaatggatagagtggcccaaacccttataaactcactAGCAAGGTCCTATtcttcccatgtgggatgtatatactCTCAACATTTGTCAAAACTCAATTTGGGAAACTGGAGATCTTGGTACGATAAAAATGCGCATATAATACACATCTCTATCTCTTTCAAGCACATGCTGAAAGTCTGTCTAGGTATGTGAACCTAGagcgcgcgcgcgcacacacacacacacacacacacacacacacacacacacacacacacacacacacatatatatatatatatattgtaacgCCCCGATTTGCACCtcctcacacacacacacacatttgcACCTCCTCAAATCGATCACGTTACAGTGCCGCGAACCATTAGGAGCATAAGCTAAAAATAGTTCAGCCACACTCCTAAAGATACGCAAGGCATTTGAATAAGATTTGACAAAAAATGTCTTTTCAATGGAAGGTAAAATCAAGCTAGAAGCATGATAAGCTGATCAAGTTGAGTAGAATACCAAAGGAACTTGGTATGCAATTTCTGAATCAATAACTTCATAGCAAACACATAACCGGTAGAAAATAATTGAAGAAGATGTTCCGATCAATTGTTACAAACTTACTACAAAACAAGGATTTATGAAATAGGTAGAATCATGAGATAGATAATAGGATTTGGAATCCACAATCCAAAACCTGTTAACGGGAACAACTTTTCGACAATACACAAatttgaaattgagagaaagcATGCCACACCCATCGCCAATCCTAGCTGTCCCGTCTtcgtgcacagtacctgcaatCACACAACTGTTGTATGGGTGAGCAATCGTCCTCGCTAGCCCAGTAGAGGGCTCAACCCcagctaggtttgaaaaaaatTCTAATATATAAACATAGGTGCCGGCGAGTAAGTAAAAACTACATATATAGATGAAATCCACATTGAAAACATTTTCTATAAACTCAAACATTCGGATATTCGATTAACAAACCTGATGACCGATCATAAAGCCAACTACACCCTTACCACGATTACTATCGTTTAAACCGGCAAGGCGTAGCGAGAGTGTCCACTTACGCCGTATCACCTAGAAGCAGTGCCACACCTCAAAGGATGTCAGACACTCTACCGTCCATAcggcccctccggaggtttaggggatcgaagcCCAAGGAAGTTGCTAtgctcctctcactctcaggtCACCCTCATTATCTCAAATAAGAATAATCATAGAAAACCAATTTTCAAACTATAAAACAGTATAGAAAACCACTAACTAGGGCGAGTCCCCCCACCTGGAGTCCAAAGCTAAGGGATGTTGGGTGAATAATCGATGCAACACCATCGTCCACTGATCTCCTTTGAGTTATAGGAGGCCCTAATCCGGAAATAAGCAAGTGTCACTAACTATATGGAAGTGAAAGATGACAAAGCTGAATTTTTTGGAATTGGACAGTCTGATGGTATAGACATAGTAAACATTGACCAATCAAgctaaaaatttccagaaataaAGTTCAAGGTGTACTGAATACATCCCAAAAGGAATCAAGTAAAAAGGATGAAAATTGAAAGAGTTATGCTCAAAACATTTCAGCTGGTCAGAAATTGAACGAAACTGAATCGGTTTCGAGATTCCTTAATGAGGCTGAAAATAACAAGCTTTGGATATTAGCTTTAGTAAAAACATCACTGAGGTGACGTGAAGGCTTCACAATACTTGCAAATCATTTAACCAGAGACAAAAACATACTGAAAAGACAATCGATTTTGATGTGTTCAGAAAGGGAAAATGGAGTCTCTTTCAAATTGAAATGCACATGAATAGGCTCCAATATGcaaggtgtttggctccaattttgttgcagctggtcaacagtctcttttcttgcgcgggcgtgccagcaccgttcgggtgcggtcgtcgggggtgtcccttgacctgacttctatcaagcgattgtagacgaggagagcaccaacctcgtcgtgggattctttctgcctcgtggtgaggactttgctgaagtctcttcttgttaacacaatcgatactcaatattgcagattgagcagagcgaaatcaccgggaagtattgagatcttgctaaagcgtgactttagcttggctgggttgctagggcgttacccttgcttggctggttctgtaaccgttgtggtcgcggcactaccgtcggttcccgaggagactaggaccgaagcacgttgacagagggtttggtggcactgaaagtcggcttctgagaagactaggactagtagtgtgatcaccggtaagagaaagagaaagagagggagaggagttgctcttagagaggtttgctctagagagaacttagatcatcttagagatgttgttgttgaatgtgaatgggtCGTGAATgggaggagaaggtgtttatatagggaagaaaaagaagagtgaaatgatgagtggaagaaaaataatgaaagtagatctaagttcacttgtaaaatatggaaaagatagagaaaagatgaaatgaaagcaaagcatgaaggtgcagcaacatggaagtggtgatgatctattaaagagattgtagaagaaaaatatatccaaggaaaaagagaaaagcatctagctttcttcatgtgggtaggaaacatgaacatgtgaatattgagctggttttaggtcagtttctgcccctttattccttcaattatttctccaacaagacttcattatatgccttcgacttcttcatatgaaatgttccactatgagtgtagatcatcctgacaaattttcagatttttattccatgtggttgggccgaaaatgctgctggacctcttacaggtccagttttccagttttgcttctgtagaaaattgggctgattgtttgaaggccttccactcaaaaaaagctcttgcactcttcataagaaatgatccttgggctgtctagaatggatctggaaagtttcagcacattttgatttcatttggttagtctgccacccctccttccttgtctagctcggtttttcctagccgaagtaggaaaatatgctaaagttgacttgtcatacttccatagtaggctttatttagcctctaaatatatatttcgagcttgtcgacaatatatagcttgagccactgatattggctcaatttctccaagacgtgccttatcaggccaaaatgttcattttgggtccaaacacaagGAATTCAATCCAAAAAGGATTCTGTATGAGGTTAATATAAAACTCAGGGAGTTTGATAAAGtaaacccaaatttcaaataCAAGCTAAGCAATATGAGAGCATGTTGTATGAATATAGATACAAAACCAGAAACCAGCCAATCATATCATTAACCACATTAAGAACAAATTTAAGAGAAAATAGGACACTCACCACTGAACCAACTTTCCCTCATGAAATTCGACAGGAAAAGATGGAGACAAGACGAATTTGGCCAAGCCCAGTCATATATCAAGGAATGCCACTTCCGATTTGAACATGCAAGGTAAAATAAGAGGACCTCATTGAGTAGGATACTCAATAAAGTATATTGAGTTCTAAAATTGGTAGGAAGAGAAGGAAATATAAACTGAACAATGATATTACCTCATAATAGAATTATTTCCAAGGGAATTTGAGGAATCCTGATAAGGAAAGAGGATAAAGAAAAGCTGAAGCTCGAAATCTGCTGATTTCTGAGCTACCTCTACTCAGATAGATATACAGACTTCATTACAGATCTGATCGCACTGATTTTTGGATTTGTTATAGATGAGATGATGACTTGATGAAGAACGTTTTTCGATCAGAGGCTTCGATTTAGGTGCATTAAGGTATGCAAACTGACTGACGTAAACAGGGCTAAGAGAAGCTTCACGAGGAGAAGAAAGGGAGTTTTTGTTTTCCGGCCGAAAAAGGTCaagcttgtttttttttttttttgggcaatgaGTATTTGGGAGGGGGGAAGGCAGGACCCCCCGGCCCAGGAACTTTATGATCGGCCGTTTGCCCCGATTACTCGAGGCTGGCCTTGGTAGGAGCCCAACTAATATCTGGGCCCCGAACCGGTTACAATTGGGAGTAGACAGACCCCGCAACGTCCCAAAGCCCACACTACCACACTGAAGTGGTCAGGCGGTAGGACCCGCAGGTATCCGCAATCAAGCCTCGAGATGACTTAGACACCCGTGAATTTGGCACATTTCACCAGCGTTCACATGGGCCCCGCAAGACCCCGACACTCAGCAACCTACCAGCAAGGGATAAATTGACAACTCTGGGGCTCGAACCTTGGATGGGGGTGCCAACCAAGGCAAGACCTTGCTTTTGCCAATCCTGCCAACCCTTGTGTCAAGCTTGTTTCTTAAAGAACTACTTTTGAGAATTGGGCTTAATAAGGTTAGTATCGATGGAGTTCTCTAGAAAGAGGTTAACGATATGGGATGATAATAAtaaacttaagaaaataatatgTTAGGAATCAATATAAATTGTAGAAAAGAGATAATTATTTAAAAGTAATATAGAAGTTGAAcaaattttgtaaataataattTTGCAAGAATTGTCATAAGAGATATGTTGAAGATTAGGAAACAACCAAAAACTTATCCGTCGAAACTCAAAAGAGACACTTGAAATTTCCGggtctcacacacacacacatatatatatctaGGTTTTACATTACTGTCTTATAGTTTGTTgacctaaaagaaaaaaaaatggagaggGAGAAGAAGAGTATAGCTGCCAGACATATACTGATGTATGACCTCAATACCTCATTGACCATTGCAGGGAACTATGAAGTGGCAATAGAGTGCTCTTTCTTCCTTTATCAAAACTTAATAAGGAATCGAATCAATCATCAAAAGAATCTAACAAAGGAGGACAACCTAGTTATTCCAAACACTACAAACCAATAGAAAAATGACAAAGTCGATGATTACAGAACCAAAATCCAATTTATAACTACATAGTAGCAATACAAAAACCAGAAAATTAGAAAGCTCTCATCCTCCTATCAACAATGGCAGAAACAGTGAAGAGGTGCTACCTGATATTTTTTAAGATTCATACTAAACTCCTTGGCCACAATAACACCTAATATattcttttatatttaatacgaatttttttttttttttttccagaaggTATGCAGTTGTTACAGGTTCGAACAAGGGGGTTGGATTTGGAATAGTAAAGCAACTAGCTACAAATGGGGTCATGACAGTGTTAACTGCTAGAGATGAGAAGAAGGGTATTGAAGCTGTTGAAAAACTGAAGGAGTGTTGCCTCTCTAACCTTGTTGTTTTTCATCAGCTTGATGTCACAGACCCTGATAGCATCGTTTCCCTCGCAGATTTTGTCAAAACCCATTTTGGAAAACTGGATATCTTGGTATGAAACTTGTCTATCGCTTTGTTCATGCTCATGTTGAATGTCTTTCATAGAATATACCTTGTAAACTGTATTGATCGACATCCTGCTTTGTCTACTTTATGCTAATCTAGAACTGCAGCAGCATACTGTAACATGACAATTAGTATGTATTTATCCACTATGTTCAGTATGTTGTACGTACGTAATTTTAACTCGTTTTAATTCCAAGTTACAGGAAGGGTATCATACTTTTCTTTGAATTCGATCTCAGTTTGTGTGACAGATATAACAAATTAAGATCAAAACTGTTGGAACCTTACACAGGTGAACAATGCAGCAGTCAATGGACTCACTAACGAACCTGAAGCTTTCATAGCTGCAGCTGCAAATAGGGGAAAGGTAAGTCGATCTTCAGTTTATATGATGTGGATGCGACATTGACCAACAAAAGAACACATATATAGTTTCTTCAACTTGATGCAGGAAGGTGTGGACGTCCACTGGAGTGATTTTGCAACTCAGACATACGAGTTAGGCAAAGAATGTCTAAAAACAAACTACTATGGCACCAAGAAAATTACCGAAGCACTTGTTCCTCTCCTTGAGCTATCGGATTCACCAAGAGTAGTCAATATTAGTTCTGGCGCAGGGAGGTTAAAGGTATGATGAATGTTCCTATTTTGGCATCCTTataaaattcaccaaattaaGTACTTATTGTGAGCTGGACATTCTATATACACACACTGGTTGTATAGACTTTTCCCTGTAGGAGGCCTATTGCTTATAGAATAACAAGATATCCAAAgttaaactgaaaatctcataTCATGCATTTTGTTTTAGCTTATACCGAACGAGTGGGCCAAAGGGGTGTTAGGTGATGCTGAGAAACTTACAGAGGAGAGAGTAGATGAGGTTCTGAATGAGTTTCTAAAAGACTTCAAAGAAGATATGCTAGAAACCAAAGGCTGGCCACTTTCACTTTCTGCTTATATACTCTCCAAAGCTTCCTTGAATGCATACACTAGAATTCTGGCCAAGAAGTACAAAAATTTCTGTGTCAATTGCGTCTGCCCTGGATTTGTCAAAACAGATATGACCTTCAATGCAGGCATCTTAACCACTGATGAAGCTGCTGAAAATGTTACCAGGCTAGCTGTGTTTCCAAATGGCAATCCCTCCGGTATCTTCTTCTTTCAACAAGAAGCATCATCCTTTTGAGTATAAAGTACCATTTTACCAATTCATGTAATGGTGATCCTCCAATAGTGATCCTTGAATGGCTTATTCATAAGCAATCAATCCAATTTCTGAGGAGACTAAGAAAATGATGCTAGTAGCTTCTCTTCTGGTTCTACAATAAGCAATCTGTGACTGTTAGCAACACATTATCAGTTTAAGATAGGTACACTATAAGTCATTATGTATTCTCGTTGGTAAGTATATGAAAAGTTATTAGTTCTCACTTCTCAACATCAGCAGCAGAGAAGATGCACTGCATAAAACACCAATAATTGACAGCATGAAAACGTAGGAATTAATGCAGAAAAAGGCAACACCCAGATCTGAAGGTATAGCAATTAGCTAATTAATGGCCAATAGCTACACTACTTTATCTTTGAATGAAATGTCAATtaatttattgaaaataaaaatagagatCTGTAAACAATAGCACCTAATCATGGTTAAACAAATCAATTCAAGCCATTAAGTCAACTTTGGCTCCTTGGTTAAACAAATCACAATCATTAACAGTTGGGGCTTATAGCTCCCTTGCCTTATATATGTTTTCTGCATTTACATATTCGTTTTTGCTTACATTACATACTTATCTTTCGATTAGCTCAGCAATAATTTCTCCAATCTTTACGCGGTTGTGTGATTGATTAAGAAGCATGCCCGAAAAGTCCATGCTACAATGACACTCGGAAGAAGTTTCCCAGTAGACTCAAGTAATGGTTTGTGGTCCCAAAAGTTGTTTCTAAGAACCCATGTCCAGCAGTAACATCAATCTATGTGAATAAGCTGCTAACTCTATGGACAGAATTTATAGAACACACTTGATTATACAAGTATGGAAGACTTAATTTCATTATTCTTTATTTAATAAATGGTTATTATTACTTGGGCCTAGTATATGTTTGATAGTGAGTATTAACTTTCCACTAGTTGGCTTGCTTTCGTATTGTCTTAAGCTTAATGTTTGATTTCCAGATGTTCTTACTGTTCAATAAAGAGTGTCGagaaatttttctttcttaaatttAGATTCTTTAACAATTGAGTTGTGTGATAGTCCAGAGGTCAGGTGAATTGACTTTTGTTGACTTCTGTACAACAAGCTCTTGTTAAGTTCTGTCTGAAACAAAGAAACTGAAGTGTCAAAGTTGACTCTTAGAAGTATTTGCCTGCATTTGCATACTTTGTCCAACTTTACGCGGTTGTTGGTTAATACAGAACGATGCTTCAAATGTCAAACGAAGTTTCCCAGTACGTAGACTTGCATGGGATATGGGGTCCCAAATCTGGTTTTCCAGGAACCTATCACCACCTCCATCAGCTTTCATTTTTCAGGTCTTTAATTTTCTGAAGATTTTATGGTCTTCAAGATTATCTTGCCATCATGAACTTGCTTTGAAGATGCTGGGAGGACTTTTTGCACACAACTTGTATCTTTATTGGTTTGTCAATGCATGTGAACAGATTTCTCTGTTCCACCCAAGCACTTGTAGCAAAAACTTTCAAAGCACCTTCCTTTTGCATATATAGTTGTTTGGATATGGCCAAAAACAAAGAGGTCACAATGGATTTCAGGATTTTAGAGGCAATCGAGAGAAAGGACATAGTCACATTTGCTAGCTTAGTCCGAGAAAATGAAGGAATTCTCGAGCAAAGAGAAGCTGATACTCTGAACACGCCATTACACCTTGTGTCAAAGTTTGGATGCCTTGAAATGGCATCTGAAATTGTTTCTTTGTGCCCGGACATGGTTGCTGCTGAGAATAAGAACCAGGAGACTCCAGTCCATGAAGCTTGTCGAACAGGGAATCCCCAGATTTTAAACATACTACTGGAAGCTAATCCTGAAGTAGTTAGTAAGCTTAACAGTAGAGAGAAAATCAGTGCACTTTCTCTGGCATGTAGCTATGGTCATCTTGATGTGGTGAGGCTCTTACTGAAAGAGCCTGGGAAGCTGGGTTTAGGGAAAGAAGGATTTGATCAAGCATGTATACACTTGGCTGTGACTGGTGGACACAAGGGTAAGTAACTATGTATATATAAAAGTTTTGTCATTTAAGTATAAATTAATATGGAAATGACATTTCAATTATTTCTAGTTTAGTACATTTTCTTTATGGTTTCAGCTATATTTCTGTTTACATGTGTATAAATGGTATCTTTATTGGTGGTGCAGATGTTGTTAAAGAGTTGCTAAGAGTGTGTCCTGACCTTGCTTATATGGTTGATGAGAAAGGAAACTATCCATTGCACTATGCAACTAGCAAAGAAAACAGGGAGATAACCTGGACACTCCTCAAGCTTGATCCAAAGCTTGCTCAAAAGCACAATCTCAGTGGTCAAACACCCTTGCACTTGGCAGCAATAAACTACAAAATCTCAGTCCTTCAGGTTTTTGTCTCAGTGGCTAAACCATCTTTTCAGATCGTTACAAAAGCCGGAGAGACAGTGTTCCACTTGGCTGTGAAATATGGGCGCTATGATGCTATAGTATACTTGACCTGTGTCTGTGATGATGTGGATTTCTTTGACTGTCGAGACCGTTATAGTAATACCATCCTACATCTTGCAGTTTCTGAAGCACAACATAAGGTGAGTTTTTCAAGAGTATTAAGCAAATTAATAATGGTGATTGATAATTTCAATTTTCGACCAGaatatagaacctgaagttttTCTGTGACTTGAGAGTATGTAACTTGCCTAAATGTATTCATCTTTCGGTTAAGAAACTTTGCTAAATTTGTTATTACCGGCATCTTGTAGTCATAATAGACAGACTTATCCTTGCAAAAAAGAAAATGACATATACCATACTTAGTTACAACAATGGAACTGCAAAATGAATGAAAAGGTCAGATTAAGAAACAAACGTATAATATAAGTGTTCTGCCATGAAACTTAGGGTATTTTTAAGCATTATGTCATTGTGTCattatgaaattttggtccatcaaagcaaaaaaaatacaAGTCTGAAATTGCTCATCCATCCCTAATGTTCTTACAACCATAGCGAAAAAAGTGCGTTAATAAGGCCTGGCTGAGATTGATTAATTTTATCTTCTCTTGTCCCAGATTGCAGAGTACCTAATCA
Protein-coding regions in this window:
- the LOC133714885 gene encoding (+)-neomenthol dehydrogenase-like isoform X1 translates to MAETVKRRYAVVTGSNKGVGFGIVKQLATNGVMTVLTARDEKKGIEAVEKLKECCLSNLVVFHQLDVTDPDSIVSLADFVKTHFGKLDILVNNAAVNGLTNEPEAFIAAAANRGKEGVDVHWSDFATQTYELGKECLKTNYYGTKKITEALVPLLELSDSPRVVNISSGAGRLKLIPNEWAKGVLGDAEKLTEERVDEVLNEFLKDFKEDMLETKGWPLSLSAYILSKASLNAYTRILAKKYKNFCVNCVCPGFVKTDMTFNAGILTTDEAAENVTRLAVFPNGNPSGIFFFQQEASSF
- the LOC133714885 gene encoding (+)-neomenthol dehydrogenase-like isoform X2, with protein sequence MAETVKRYAVVTGSNKGVGFGIVKQLATNGVMTVLTARDEKKGIEAVEKLKECCLSNLVVFHQLDVTDPDSIVSLADFVKTHFGKLDILVNNAAVNGLTNEPEAFIAAAANRGKEGVDVHWSDFATQTYELGKECLKTNYYGTKKITEALVPLLELSDSPRVVNISSGAGRLKLIPNEWAKGVLGDAEKLTEERVDEVLNEFLKDFKEDMLETKGWPLSLSAYILSKASLNAYTRILAKKYKNFCVNCVCPGFVKTDMTFNAGILTTDEAAENVTRLAVFPNGNPSGIFFFQQEASSF